In a single window of the Dryobates pubescens isolate bDryPub1 chromosome Z, bDryPub1.pri, whole genome shotgun sequence genome:
- the DCLRE1C gene encoding protein artemis, with protein sequence MSRFEGRVREYPVVSIDRFDRHNLRARAYFLSHCHKDHMKGLRAPALKRRLESSLKVKLYCSPVTKELLLTNQKYKFWENHVVALEVETPTQISLVDETSGEKEDIEVTLLPAGHCPGSVMFLFEGENGTVLYTGDFRLAKGEAARMELLHSGSRVKDIQSVYLDTTFCDPKFYHIPSREECLKGILELVRSWTSLSRYHVVWLNCKAAYGYEYLFINLSEELGIKVHVNKLDMFRNMPEILYHVTTDRHTQIHACRHPRDDDCFRGNRLPCGTCQNGTPLHVISIKPSTMWFGERIKKTSVIVRTGESTYRACFSFHSSYSEIKDFLSYICPVNVYPNVLPVGGTEDKVMEILKPLCRSYRRNMEPRYKPLGTLKRVHKRDSSDTDEDDLFDSELCSARSKLPKQEREVSRPFSTGQSENAEGNINESTESYKTTTNYTSLKADFMDCEESNDDDDDDDDEELEKNTVPFLSNEPDATSTTNFSGATGDQESDASVPRWDAFFKCNKLEESSENEENFPSSADTGGSQSLFSDSDGVSDSTHISSQNSSQSTYISEQGSQGLDSQMDTVLITSQERNALDFSYFSRGGSRTVASVSQDAAKDTQPDNSEWKPLGQNQSCACDNFYCLKSKECDKNEGASTAHIHDVLELSDNSRTPDLELKRDSQSSSDFEIPLTPGAEVPQPDKLHSLYKKLAAGENILSEKKAT encoded by the exons ATGAGCCGGTTTGAGGGTCGGGTGCGCGAGTACCCCGTCGTGTCCATCGACCGCTTCGACCGCCACAACCTGCGCGCCCGCGCCTACTTCCTTTCGCACTGCCACAAGG ATCACATGAAGGGGCTGCGGGCGCCAgccctgaagaggaggctggagagcag TTTGAAAGTGAAATTGTACTGCTCGCCTGTAACTAAGGAATTGCTTTTGACTAACCAGAAGTACAAATTTTGGGAGAATCACGTT GTTGCACTGGAAGTTGAAACTCCAACTCAGATTTCTTTAGTGGATGAAACATCTGGTGAG AAAGAAGATATAGAAGTGACACTGCTACCAGCTGGTCACTGTCCAGGATCAGTCAT GTTTTTGTTTGAAGGTGAAAATGGCACTGTGCTCTATACGGGGGATTTCAGGCTTGCAAAAGGAGAAGCAGCCAGAATGGAGCTCTTGCATTCAGGGTCCAG agTAAAAGACATCCAGAGTGTATATTTGGACACCACTTTTTGTGATCCCAAATTTTATCATATACCAAGCAGG GAGGAATGTTTAAAGGGGATCTTGGAGTTAGTGCGAAGCTGGACCTCGCTGTCTCGCTATCACGTCGTGTGGCTGAACTGCAAAGCTGCTTATGGATATGAATATTTATTCATAAACCTCAGTGAGGAGCTTGGAATTAAG GTGCACGTGAACAAACTTGATATGTTCAGAAACATGCCAGAAATCCTCTACCATGTCACTACAGATCGACACACTCAGATCCATGCCTGTCGACACCCTCGG GATGATGATTGCTTTCGAGGGAACAGACTCCCCTGTGGGACTTGCCAAAATGGAACTCCTTTGCATGTAATCAGTATCAAGCCCTCCACTATGTGGTTTGGGGAAAGGATCAAGAAGACCAGTGTAATAGTGAG GACTGGAGAGAGTACATACAGGGCTTGTTTCTCTTTCCACTCATCATACAGTGAG ATTAAGGATTTCCTGAGCTATATCTGTCCTGTGAATGTCTATCCCAATGTACTGCCAGTGGGTGGGACAGAAGACAAGGTGATGGAAAT ATTAAAGCCCTTATGCAGGTCATACAGGAGAAACATGGAACCCAGATACAAGCCCCTAGGAACACTGAAGAGAGTCCACAAGAGAGACTCATCTGACACAG ATGAAGATGATCTCTTTGATTCAGAACTATGTTCTGCAAGGTCCAAGCTTCCAAAACAGGAGAGAGAAGTGAGCAGACCCTTCAGCACAGGACAATCTGAAAATGCTGAAGGAAACATTAATGAGAGCACAGAAAGTTACAAAACTACCACAAATTACACCTCACTCAAGGCAGACTTCATGGACTGTGAAGAATcgaatgatgatgatgatgacgaCGACGATGAAGAattggaaaaaaatacagttcCATTTCTTTCCAATGAACCAGATGCCACTTCCACAACAAATTTCAGTGGGGCAACTGGTGACCAGGAGTCTGATGCCAGCGTCCCTCGCTGGGATGCTTTTTTCAAGTGTAACAAACTAGAAGAAAGCTCTGAAAACGAGGAAAACTTCCCCTCTTCAGCAGACACTGGTGGGTCCCAGTCACTCTTCAGTGATTCCGATGGAGTAAGTGACTCCACACATATCTCCTCCCAAAATTCTTCTCAGTCAACATACATATCAGAGCAGGGGAGCCAGGGCTTGGACAGccaaatggacacagtactcattACCTCCCAAGAGAGAAATGCTTTGGACTTCAGTTACTTCAGCAGAGGTGGGAGCAGAACAGTTGCTTCTGTATCTCAGGACGCTGCTAAAGACACTCAACCTGACAACAGTGAGTGGAAGCCACTGGGTCAAAATCAATCTTGTGCCTGTGACAACTTCTATTGCTTGAAGAGCAAAGAGTGTGACAAAAATGAAGGAGCTAGCACTGCTCACATACATGATGTGCTGGAATTAAGTGACAACTCCAGAACTCCTGATCTAGAACTGAAGAGAGATTCCCAGAGCTCCTCTGATTTTGAAATCCCCTTGACTCCTGGTGCTGAAGTGCCTCAGCCAGATAAACTGCACTCTTTGTATAAGAAGCTAGCAGCAGGTGAAAACATACTCAGTGAGAAAAAAGCCACCTGA
- the SUV39H2 gene encoding histone-lysine N-methyltransferase SUV39H2: MEEGWRGAWYVPCLASLETLQEFCRKENLRCKSIGITNRSLKRYEVEYLCDYKVEEGTEYYLVKWKGWPESSNTWEPQKNLKCPLLLQNFLRDKNEYLSRVRKGKPLKVRNHIKALQPAVADYIVKKAKQRIALQRWKEELNRKKNHKAMILVENTVDLEGPPLDFYYINEYKPAPGINVINGITTGCECTDCPAEKCCPKEAGFILAYNKRKKLKIQPGLPIYECNSFCRCGPDCPNRIVQKGTPYSLCIFRTNNGRGWGVKTLQEIKTNSFVMEYVGEVITSEEAERRGQLYDNQGNTYLFDLDYDSDEFTVDAARYGNVSHFVNHSCDPNLQVFNVFIDNLDLRLPRIALFSTRTIKAGEELTFDYQMKGSIDLTSDSADGLSPSKKRIRTVCKCGALCCRGYLN, translated from the exons ATGGAGGAGGGCTGGCGAGGAG CTTGGTATGTGCCATGTCTAGCTTCACTTGAGACCCTCCAAGAGTTTTGTAGGAAGGAAAATCTGAGATGTAAATCCATTGGAATCACCAACAGGAGTCTAAAGAGATATGAGGTGGAATATTTATGTGACTACAAGGTAGAAGAG GGCACAGAATACTATCTTGTGAAATGGAAAGGATGGCCAGAATCTTCAAATACTTGGGAACCTCAGAAAAACTTGAAATGCCCATTGCTTCTTCAGAACTTCCTTAGGGACAAGAATGAGTACTTGTCTCGAGTGAGAAAAGGCAAACCACTGAAAGTGAGAAACCACATAAAGGCTTTGCAGCCAGCGGTTGCAGATTACATTGTGAAGAAGGCTAAGCAAAGAATAGCTCTGCAGAGGTGGAAAGAAGAACTCAACAGGAAAAAGAATCATAAAGCCATGATTCTGGTAGAAAACACAGTGGATCTTGAAGGCCCTCCTTTAGACTTCTACTACATTAATGAGTATAAACCTGCTCCAGGAATAAATGTAATAAATGGAATAACAACTGGCTGTGAGTGCACTGACTGCCCTGCTGAGAAGTGCTGCCCAAAGGAGGCTGGATTTATTTTGGCTTACAACAAGCGAAAGAAGTTGAAAATCCAGCCTGGCTTGCCCATCTATGAATGCAATTCATTTTGTAGGTGTGGGCCTGACTGCCCTAATAGGATAGTACAGAAAGGTACACCGTATTCACTCTGTATCTTCAGAACTAACAATGGCCGTGGTTGGGGAGTGAAAACCCTCCAGGAAATTAAAACCAACAGTTTTGTGATGGAGTATGTTGGAGAG GTGATTACAAGCGAGGAAGCAGAGCGACGAGGCCAGCTCTATGATAACCAGGGAAATACATACTTGTTTGATTTGGACTATGACTCAGATGAATTTACAGTAGATGCAGCTCGATACGGAAATGTGTCCCACTTTGTGAATCACAGT TGTGATCCAAATCTTCAAGTCTTCAATGTGTTCATTGATAACCTGGACTTGCGTCTTCCTCGAATAGCGCTGTTCTCTACACGAACTatcaaggctggagaagagctaaCCTTTGATTATCAGATGAAAG GTTCAATAGATCTGACTTCAGACTCTGCTGATGGACTTAGCCCATCCAAAAAGAGGATCAGAACTGTCTGTAAATGTGGAGCCTTGTGCTGCAGAGGTTACCTCAACTGA
- the HSPA14 gene encoding heat shock 70 kDa protein 14: MAAIGVHLGATCACAAVYKDGRADVVANDAGDRVTPAVVAFSESEEVVGLAAKQSRIRNISNTVVKVKQILGRSSGDPQAEKYIAESKCSVIEKNGKLQYEIDNKLISPEDVAKLIFSKMKETAQSAVGSDVNDVVITVPFDFGENQKNALGEAAAAAGFNVMRLIHEPSAALLAYGIGQDSPTGKSNVLVYKLGGTSLSITIIEVNSGIYRVLATNTDDSIGGVCFTEALAQHLASEFQRSCKHDIRGNPRAMMKLMNSADIAKHSLSTLGSANCFVDSLYDGLDFDCNVSRARFELICSSLFNKCVEAIKMLLQQVGFTADDINKVVLCGGSARIPKLQQLIKEIFPSVELLNSIPPDEVIPIGAATEAGILLGKENPLLEEDALIECSAKDILLKGVDESGADKFTVLFPSGTPLPARRQHTLHAPGNTSSVCLELYESLGKSPMSGEGKFAQIVLQDLDKKEDGLHDILTVLTMKRDGSLHVTCTDQDTGKCEIITVEVAS, encoded by the exons ATGGCGGCTATCGGTGTTCACCTGGGTGCTACCTGTGCCTGCGCTGCTGTCTATAAG GATGGCCGCGCCGACGTGGTCGCCAACGACGCGGGGGATAGGGTCACACCAGCGGTCGTCGCTTTCTCGGAAAGCGAGGAG GTTGTTGGCTTAGCTGCAAAACAAAGTAGAATAAGAAACATTTCAAACACTGTAGTGAAAGTAAAGCAGATCCTTGGGCGAAG CTCTGGTGACCCACAGGCAGAGAAATACATTGCAGAAAGCAAATGTTCA GTAATTGAGAAGAATGGGAAACTTCAGTATGAAATAGATAATAAACTTATCAGCCCAGAAGATGTGGCAAAGCTAATTTTCAGTAAAATGAAAG AAACTGCTCAGTCTGCAGTGGGTTCAGATGTAAATGATGTTGTTATCACTGTACCATTTGATTTTGGAGAGAATCAGAAAAATGCCCTTGG ggaagcagctgcagctgctggatttAATGTTATGAGATTAATTCATGAACcgtctgctgctctcctggcttaCGGCATTGGCCAAGATTCACCCACTGGGAAAAG CAATGTGTTGGTTTATAAACTCGGAGGAACGTCACTTTCCATCACAATCATAGAAGTAAACAGTGGAATATATCGTGTGCTTGCTACAAACACAGATGACAGCATTGGTGGAGTTTGCTTCACAGAAGCTCTAGCACAACACTTAGCTTCTGAATTTCAGAG atcTTGTAAACATGATATCAGAGGAAATCCCAGAGCCATGATGAAGTTAATGAACAGTGCTGATATTGCAAAGCATTCTTTATCCACCCTGGGAAGTGCAAACTGCTTTGTAGATTCATTGTATGATGGATTGGATTTCGATTGTAATGTGTCCAG gGCCAGGTTTGAACTCATCTGTTCTTCCCTTTTTAATAAATGTGTAGAAGCAATTAAAATGCTCTTGCAGCAAGTTGGATTTACAGCAGATGATATTAATAAG GTAGTTCTGTGTGGTGGGTCTGCTCGAATCCCAAAGCTACAGCAGCTGATCAAAGAAATTTTCCCATCTGTGGAATTACTGAATTCAATTCCTCCAGATGAGGTTATTCCCATTGGTGCAGCCACAGAGGCAGGAATTCTGCTAGGGAAAGAGAATCCTTTGTTAGAAGAAGACGCACTTATTGAGTGTTCTGCCAAAGATATTCTTCTTAAG ggaGTAGACGAGTCAGGGGCTGACAAATTCACAGTGCTATTTCCATCAGGGACTCCATTACCAGCTCGAAGGCAGCACACCCTGCATGCTCCTGGAAACACCTCTTCTGTCTGCCTTGAACTATACGAGTCATTGGGGAAAAGCCCCATGAGTGGAGAAGGTAAATTTGCACAG ATTGTACTCCAGGATTTAGATAAAAAGGAGGATGGCCTGCATGATATACTGACTGTTCTCACTATGAAAAG GGATGGGTCCTTACATGTTACCTGCACAGATCAAGATACTGGAAAGTGTGAAATCATCACTGTTGAAGTGGCATCATAG